Proteins co-encoded in one Gossypium arboreum isolate Shixiya-1 chromosome 11, ASM2569848v2, whole genome shotgun sequence genomic window:
- the LOC108471065 gene encoding stress response protein nst1, producing MKNRNPKGNGNGEGSTMDGPKPMTMKKKKNMNRLGGSGTGLSLQAFVNAKSTSNHYNPALIKKKKEFYKNAKYVNKYKKSLKQQNQGKNSLPSAQRTIEDENEDINGSRANNMNKKKKKNGSQSLRQVYEKQWEEKEKARMEREAAMQAKKEQREKAEAQRKVERKEMFKKTRHGQPVMKYRIQHLLQSIQGSSTASSQYKLVI from the exons ATGAAGAATCGGAATCCCAAAGGAAATGGAAACGGCGAAGGAAGCACAATGGATGGCCCAAAGCCGATGACtatgaagaagaaaaagaacatGAATCGATTGGGAGGAAGTGGAACTGGTCTTTCGCTTCAAGCATTTGTCAATGCCAAATCCACTAGCAATCACTACAATCCCGCCTTAATTA AGAAAAAAAAGGAGTTCTATAAAAATGCTAAGTATGTTAACAAGTATAAGAAGTCATTAAAGCAACAAAATCAGGGGAAAAACAGTCTTCCTTCAGCCCAGAGGACCATAGAG GATGAGAATGAAGACATAAACGGTAGTCGGGCAAACAACAtgaacaagaagaagaagaagaatggtTCACAGAGTTTGAGACAAGTGTACGAGAAGCAGTGGGAAGAGAAAGAAAAGGCAAGGATGGAGAGAGAGGCGGCTATGCAAGCAAAGAAGGAACAGAGAGAGAAAGCTGAAGCTCAGAGGAAGGTAGAAAGGAAAGAGATGTTCAAAAAGACACGACATGGTCAGCCTGTAATGAAATACAGAATCCAGCATCTTTTGCAGTCCATACAGGGTTCATCTACTGCTTCCAGTCAATACAAATTAGTGATCTAG